A region of the Methylobacterium nodulans ORS 2060 genome:
GTGGCCGCTCTATGCGCGCCTCACCCGGCGGTTTCCCGGCGGCCGCCACAACCTGCTGTGGCCGAGCCTGTTCACCCTGGCGCTCGCCCTTGTCATCCTGGTGCCGCTCGCCTTCGTGGCCGTCCAGGCCGCCCGGGAGGCCCACGACGTCCTCCAGTTCTGGCGTCAGATCGAGGAGCAGGGCTGGCCGGTGCCGGAGGCGGTCGCGCACCTGCCTTTCGGCGCCGCGCAGGTCTCCGCGTGGTGGCAGGAGAATCTCGGTCATCCGGCGGGCACCTCGGACCTGCTGCACCGGATCGAGCGCTCGTCGCTGATCGGCCTCGGCGGCAGCTTCGGAAAGCAGATCGCCCACCGGGTGGTGCTGTTCGGCTTCACGCTCCTGACCCTGTTCTTCCTCTTCCGCGACGGGCCGGCGGTGGCCGAGCAGGGCCTCGTCGCCTGCCGCCGCCTGTTCGGATCGCGGGGCGAGCGGGTCGCCCGCCAGATGGCGGCGTCGGTTCACGGCACCGTGGACGGCCTCGTCCTCGTCGGCCTCGGCGAGGGCTTCCTGCTCGGCCTCGTGTACCATTTCGCCGGCGTGCCGCATCCGGTGCTGCTCGGCGCCGCCACCGCGCTCGCGGCCATGATCCCCTTCGCGGTGGTCGTGGTGTTCGGGCTTGCGGCGGTGCTGGCGGCCGTGAATGGCAGCGTCGCCGCGGCGGCGGTGGTGGTGATCGCGGGGATGGTCGTGACCTTCGTGGCCGACCATTTCGTGCGCCCGGCCCTGATCGGCGGCGCGACGCGGCTGCCCTTCCTCTGGGTGCTGCTCGGCATCCTGGGCGGGGTCGAGAATTTCGGGCTGCTCGGGCTGTTCCTGGGGCCGGCCGTGATGGCGGCCCTGGTGCTGCTCTGGCGGGATTTTACGGCTGGGGAAGGCGAGACGGCGGTGTGATCCGGTCTCCGGACGATCAGTTCGGTGACCGTATCAGTCCACCACCGGCCGGGCCGACCCTGAGGGATGAAGCCGGCTGACTGAGCGCTCCCGCTCATGGCAGTCAACCCCGCTCCTCATGCTGAGGTGCTGGCGATCGCACATCGCACTGGCGATCGCAGATCGCACGGAGCCTCTGGCCGGCATCAGCCGGCACGCACGCCTGACCGCTGGTCCGAGGCTCTGGTGGATGGGAGCACCGGTCCGGAGTGCTTCGAGGCTGCTACGCAGCACCTCAGCATGAGGAGAGGGGGCGGCCGCCACGCAGGGCCGCTTCAATTTAACGGCCTGATGCGTCAGCACCCGCTGCATCGGCAGCCTGGGCCGCAGGGATCAGACCGGCCGCAGCAGCACGTGCTTCTTGCGGCCGAAGGACAGCTTGATCACGCCGTCCGCGGTGAGGTCGGCCTCGCCGAGCACCGCCCGTTCATCCGTGACCGCGGCGTCGTTCACCTTGAGGCCGCCGCTGCGCACCTGGCGACGCGCCTCGCTCGTCGAGGGCAGGAGCTTGGCATGGTCGGGCCCGAAGGCCGTGAGCACCCCGAGGCCCCCGGCGAGGAGGGCACGCGGCACCTCGACGGTCGGCAGGGTCTCGGGCGCGGCGCCCTCCTCGAAGGTGCGGCGCGCCGTCTCGGCGGCGGCCTCGGCTGCCTCGCGGCCATGCAGCAGGGCCGTCGCCTCGGTCGCCAGCACCTTCTTGGCCTCGTTGATCTCGGCGCCGCCGAGCGCGGCGAGCCGGTCGATCTCGTCGAGCGGCAGCAGCGTGAACAGCCGCAGGAAGCGGCCGACATCGGCGTCCTCGGTGTTGCGCCAGAACTGCCAGTAATCCCAGGGCGAGAGCATGTCGGGATTGAGCCAGACCGCGCCCGAGGCCGTCTTGCCCATCTTGGCGCCCGAGGCCGTGGTCATCAGCGGGCAGGTGAGCGCGTGGAGCTGCGGCGTGCCGAGGCGCCGTCCGAGATCGATGCCCGTTATGATGTTGCCCCACTGGTCCGAGCCGCCCATCTGCAGCGTCACGCCGTAGCGGCGGTTCAGCTCCACGAAGTCGTAGGCCTGCAGGATCATGTAGTTGAATTCCAGGAAGGACAGCTCCTGGTCGCGCTCCAGCCGTAGGCGCACGCTGTCCATCGACAGCATGCGGTTCACAGAGAAGTGGCGGCCGATGTCGCGCAGCATCTCGATGTAGTTGAGCTGCGTCAGCCACTCGGCGTTGTCGGCCATGATCGCGTCGCGCAGGTCCTTGCCGAAGCGCAGGAAGCGCGTGAAGGTCTTGCGGATCTCGGCCTTGTTGGCGTCGATCTGCTCGAGCGTCAGGATCTTGCGGCTCTCGTCGCGGCCGGAGGGGTCGCCGACCCGCGTCGTGCCGCCGCCCATCAGCGCCAGGGGCTTGCCGCCCGTCGCCTGCAGCCAATGCAGCATCATGATCGAGAGCAGGTGCCCGATATGCAGCGAGGGGGCCGTGCAGTCATAGCCCACATAGGCCGTGAGCCGCCCCTCGCGGGCGGCCGCGTCCACGCCCGCGAAATCGGAGCACTGGTGGACGTAGCCGCGCTCGAACAGGACCTTCAGGAAGTCGGAGCGGGGCGCGAAGTCGATGGGCGCAGCCATGGGCGTCAAGGTCTCGTGAGGCGGCAGGACAACCCCGTGCCGCCGTGCTAGCTCGATCGGATGCGCGGCGCTCATAGCAGCGTGCGGCCCGAAAGGCACGGGGGCGGATGATGATGCGGGCGATCGGCCTGATGAGCGGCACCTCCCTCGACGGCATCGACGTCGCGCTCATCGAGAGCGACGGCGAGACGGTGCGGGTGCGGCGCGGGCATAACGGCCGCATCGGGCCGCTCGGCCCCACCGGCTACCGGGCCTATTCGGACGAGGACCGGGCCTTGCTGCGCCGGGCCCTGGCGGAGGCCGAGGCGATCGCTGTGCGCACCGACCGGCCGGGCTGCCTGCGCGAGGCGGAGGAGCGCGTGACGCGTCTCCACGCCGAGGCCGTCGAGAATTTCCTGACCGAGAATGGCCTCACGCCCGCCGACATCGACCTGATCGGTTTCCACGGCCAGACCGTGATCCACCGGCCCGGCCAGGGGCTGACCGTGCAGATCGGCGACGGCGCGCGGCTCAGCCGCCATCTCGGGATCCCGGTCGTCTCGGATTTCCGGCAGGCCGACGTCGCGGCGGGCGGGCAGGGGGCGCCGCTGGTGCCGATCTTCCACCGCGCCCTGGCCCGGGCCTCGGGCTTCGAGGGCAGCCTCGCGATCCTCAATATCGGCGGCGTCGCCAATGTCACGCTGATCGCGGGCAACGGCGATCTCCTCGCCTTCGACACCGGACCGGGCAACGCGCTGATCGACGACTGGATGAGCGAGCGTGCCTCACGGCCCTTCGACGCGCGGGGGAGCACCGCCGCCGCGGGCCGGCCCGACGAGGCGCTGCTGGCCTGGCTTCTCGTGCATCCCTATTTCACCCGCCGCCCGCCCAAATCCCTCGACCGGAACTCTTTTTCGCACAGGCTCGTGGGCCCTCTCTCGACCGAGGACGGTGCCGCGACCCTCACGGCCTTCACGGTTCGCGCCGTCGCCCGCGCCCTCGATTTCGCGTCCGAACCCCCGCGGCGCTGGATCGTGGCCGGGGGCGGGGCGCGCAACGACGAGATGCTGCGCCTGCTCCGCCATCACCTGCGGGCCGAGGTGACGCCCGCCGACGAGATCGGCTGGTCCTCCGCCTTCCTGGAGGCGCAAGCTTTCGCGCATCTCGCGGTGCGCGCCTGGAACGGCCTGCCGATCACCTTCCCGTCGACGACCGGGGTGAGCGCGCCGATGACCGGGGGCGTGACGGCGCGGCCGTGAGCCTCGGCCACGCGCTGCGCCGGATCATCCGCGAATATCCGCTCGCGCGCCTCGACCCGCTGCCCGGCCATCCCCTCGCCCACGTGATCCGCCGGGGAGCGCCCGACGAGGTGCGGGCCGCCCTTCCCGCCGGAGCGCCCGGGCTCCTCGTCAAGGGCAGCCCCGGACGGGGCCTGCACTGGGCGGCGGTGCCCTGGATCGCCGTGTTCGATCCGGCCGTGACCACGAGCGCCACGCAGGGCTTCTACCTCGTCTACCTGTTCCCGGCCGACCGCGAGGCGGTGCATCTCTCGCTGGCGCAGGGCACGGTGGCGGCGATCCGCGCGCATGGGATGCGGGCCGAGGCGGCCCTGCGCGCCGATGGCCCCCGCCTGCGGGCGCGTCTCTCCGATTTCGCGGAGCGGCTGCCGGCGACGGCGATCGGGCTCGGGGCTGCGGGCGAGCTGCCGCGGGGCTACGAGGCGGCGCATATCCTGGGCGTCACCTACGCCCTCGCCGCGCTCGATGACGAGCGGCGGCTGCGCCGGGACCTTGCGACGGGGCTCGATGCCTACCGGGCGCTGAAGGCGCGGGGCGGGCTTGCGGGCCTGCATCCGCCATGACCGAATGACGACCGGGTGATCGCGGCGTTTGTCCCCGCCCGCATCCCGCGCTAGACCGCCATCATGTCGCACAACAGCTTCGGCCACCTCTTCCGTGTCACGACCTTCGGCGAGAGCCACGGGCCGGCCCTCGGCTGCGTGGTGGACGGCTGCCCGCCGCTCATCCCGCTGGAGGCCGCCGAGATCCAGGCGGAACTCGACCGGCGCCGGCCGGGCCAGTCGCGCTTCACGACGCAGCGCCGCGAGCCCGACACGGTTCGGATCCTGTCGGGGGTCTTTGCCGACGACCGCACGGGCGGGCGCCAGCTCACCACCGGCACGCCGATCGCGCTGATGATCGAGAACGTCGATCAGCGCTCGAAGGATTATTCCGAGATCCGCGACACCTACCGGCCGGGCCATGCCGATTACACCTACGAGGCCAAGTACGGCATCCGCGACTATCGCGGGGGCGGGCGCTCCTCCGCCCGGGAGACAGCGGCGCGGGTCGCGGCGGGCGCCATCGCCCGCAAGGTGCTGCCGGGCGTCACCATCCGGGGCGCTCTGGTCCAGCTCGGGCCCCATGCCATCGACCGGGCGCGTTTCGATTGGAACGAGGTCGGCAACAATCCCTTCTTCTGCCCGGACGCAGTGGCGGCTGTGCAATGGGCGGAGATCCTGGACGAGATCCGCAAGGACGGCTCGTCGATCGGCGCCGTGATCGAGGTGGTGGCCGAGGGCGTACCGCCGGGCCTCGGCGCCCCGGTCTACGGCAAGCTCGATGCGGATCTCGCCGCCGCCATGATGTCGATCAATGCGGTCAAGGGCGTTGAGATCGGCGACGGTTTCGCGGCAGCGACCCTGCGGGGCGAGGAGAATGCCGACGAGATGAGGCCCGGCAATGGCGGCGCGCCGGCTTTTCTCGCCAACCATGCGGGTGGGATCCTCGGCGGCATCTCGTCCGGGCAGCCCATCGTCTGCCGCTTCGCCGTGAAGCCGACCTCGTCGATCCTGACGCCCCGCGCCAGCGTGACCCGCGACAACCGGCCGGCCGAGGTGGTGACGAAAGGGCGCCACGACCCCTGCGTCGGCATCCGCGCCGTGCCGGTCGGCGAGGCGATGATGGCCTGCGTGCTCGCCGATCATTACCTGCGCCACCGTGGGCAGGTGGGCGAGCGGGCGCCGTTTCGAGAGGGTTGAAGTGCGGCGACGATTTCAGTTTCGCTGAAATCCGCCGCTGGCTATGATCGCCCCGTGAAACTCGGCGACTGGCTTCGGCATCAGGGCGTGTCCCGCATCGACTTCGCACGGCGCTGCGGGCTCTCCCCCGCGGCGGTGACGGGCCTGTGCAACAATCCCGCTGCGTGGCTGTCGCGCGAGACCGCGGCGCTCGTCGCCCGCGAGACTGGCGGCGCCGTGACGCCGAACGACTTCCTGGGCCTGAACGCCCCACGGCAGGAGATGCCCGTGCCCCACGCTTCCGTCGTCGAGACCATCGAGGCCTTCGCCCGCGGCGAGATCGTCATCGTCACCGATGACGACGACCGCGAGAACGAGGGCGATCTCGTCGTCGCGGCCTCCCTCTGCACGCCGGAGAAGATGGCCTTCATCATCCGCAACACCTGCGGGATCGTCTGTGCGCCGATCACGGGCGCGGAGGCCAAGCGCCTGCGCCTGGAGCCGATGGTAGCCTCGAACGACGCGCCGCTCGGCACCGCCTTCACGGTCACGGTCGACGTCAAGCACGGGCTCACCACCGGCATCTCGGCCGAGCAGCGCTGCAACACCGTGCGGGCGCTTGCCAACGGCAACATGGGCGCCGCGGACTTCGTGCGGCCGGGCCATATCTTCCCGCTCATCGCCCGGGACGGCGGCGTGCTGATGCGCTCCGGCCACACGGAGGCGGCGGTCGACCTCTGCCGGCTGGCGAAGCTGCCGCCGGTCGGCGTGATCTGCGAACTCGCCAACGACGACGGCACGGTGATGAAGGGGCCGCAGATCGAGGCCTTCGCCGAGAGGCACGGCCTGCGCCAGATCTCGGTGGCGGAGCTCATCGCCTACCGGCAGGCCCGCGAGAAGCTCGTCGAGCGGATCGGCAGCTTCCCGGTGAAGACCGAATGGGGAAGCCTGACCGGCTATGCCTACACCACGCCCTTCGAGTCGATGCAGCAATTCGCCTTCGTGCATGGGCGGATCGGCGACGGGCGCGACATGCTGGTGCGCCTGCACCGCTCGAACGTGGTGGCCGACGTGATCGAGGGCGGCCGGGTGATCGAGTGCGTCATGCGCCGCTTCGCCGACGAGGGGCGCGGCGTCCTGGTCTATCTGCGCGACGGCACCGCGGGCGTCCCGCTCACGAGCTTCCGCGAGGAGCATGGCGACGGCGCAGAGGCCGCCCGGGTCCGCCAGTGGCGCGAGGTCGGGCTCGGGGCCCAGATCCTGCGCGACCTCGGCGTGGTCTCGATCCGCAATCTCGCCACCGCCTCGCGCTCCTATGTCGGCCTGTCGGGCTTCGGGATCGAACTCCTGGGCGACGAGCCGCTGGACGGCTGAGCGACCTCCTCCGGGCGGTCCTCCGGTTCGGCGGCGATGGGTCAACGGCCCGATGCGCGAGCATGCGCGGCAGCATCCTGGGCCGTTGGTATGAGTTCTCCACCGGCCTTTGCCGACCCTGACGGACGAAACTGGCCGCAAGGCCCCCCGATGGCAGCCCCACGGGTCCTCACGCTGAGGTGCTGGCGATCGCAGATCGCGCAGGCTGCCTCGAAGCACGCCTGAGCGCTGGTCCGAGGCTCTGGCGGATGGGAGCACCGGTCCGGCGTGCTTCGAGGCAGCCTGCGCGATCTGCGATCGCCAGCACCTCAGCATCATGAGGAGCGGGGCGGCTGCCACTCACGTCCGTTTCTATTCAGTGTCCCATCAGCGCCTCGACATGGGCCGCGACCGACTTCGACAATCCGTCGAGGTCGTAACCGCCCTCCAGGACCGACACGACCCGACCGCCCGCGCGCCGGTCGGCGATCGCCATGAGGCGGCGGGTCGCCCAGGCGAAATCCGCCTCCGTGAGCTGGAGATTGGCCAGCGGATCGCGCCAATGGGCATCGAAGCCCGCCGAGATCACGATCAGGTCCGGGTGGAAGGCATCGACCCGCGGCAGGATCCCCTGCTCGAATGCCTCGCGGAAGCGGTCGCCGTCGTCGCCCGGGCGCAGGGGCACGTTCACGATCGTGTCGTGGTCGCCCCGCTCGGAGGCGGCGCCCGTGCCCGGGTAGAGCGGCATCTGGTGCGTCGAGCAGTACAGCACCGAACGGTCGCTCCAGAAGATGTCCTGCGAGCCGTTGCCGTGATGGACGTCCCAATCCACGAGGGCGACGCGCTCCGCGCCGAAGCTCTTCTGGGCATGCCGGACGGCGACCGCCGCCTGGTTGAAGACGCAGAAGCCCATGGCCCGCCTCCGCTCGGCGTGGTGGCCGGGCGGACGCATGGCCGCGAAGGCGTTGGCGACCTTGCCGGCCATCACCTCGTCGACGGCCTGCCGGGCGGCCCCGAGCGACCGCAGCACCGCTTCGAGCGTGCCGGGCGACATCACGGTGTCGGAATCGATCGCCACCAGGCCGGCCTGGGGCGCGGCCTCGGCGATGGCCTCCACATAGGCCTCCGGATGGGCGAGCGTCGCGACCGCGAGCTCCGCCCGCGGCGCCTGCTCGCGCACCAGGGCGGAGAACCGCTCATCCTCCAGCGCCTGCTCGATGACCCGGATGCGATCGGGGCGTTCGGGATGGCCGAGGGGCGTGGTGTGGTCGAGGGATGCCGGGTGGCTGAGATACAGCGTCGTCATGCCTTGTCCTGGCCCGAGGGCCCCCTCCCGTGAGTGTGGCATACAACGTGGCAGGAGGCTGACCGCGACGCAACACATGCGTGCATTCGTGCTGGAGCGAGCTTGCTGCGACTTCGCAGCCGAACGGCCGAGCCTTAGGAGTAACCATCGGTCAACCATGACGTCCTCTGGCTGACCGGGAGCGGGATCCTGTTTCGATGCGCCGTCACGCCCTCGTCCTCGCCGCCCTGGCGCTCTCCGGCTGCAGCTACAAGAGCATTCCGGATCCGGCGCTGTCCGCGCAGGACGCCGCCTGGATGGCGATGGTGCCGGAGGCCGAGGCCGATCCGCGCTTCGCCCGCTATCTCACCGACGATCCGACCGGCGAGCCGCCCGGCACCATTGTGGTCGAGACGAAGGAGCGGCAGCTCTACTACGTGCTCCCCGACCGCAAGGCCGTGCGCTACGGCGTGACGGTGGGCGACGAGGCCTATGGCTGGACTGGCACCGCCCGGGTGTTCCGCAAGGCCGCCTGGCCGGACTGGAACCCGCCCGCCGAGATGGTCAAGCGCTGGCCGCATGTCCACCCGATGAAGGGCGGGCCGGAGAACCCGCTCGGCGCCCGCGCCCTCTACCTCGCGGACGGCAATCGCGACACGCTCTACCGCATCCACGGCACCAACGAGCCGGAGCGGATCGGGCAGGCGGCCTCCTCGGGCTGCATCCGGATGCGCAACATCGACGTCGTCGATCTCTACAACCGCGTCGGCCTCGATGCGAGGGTCATCGTGCGCTAGAGCATTTTCCGACGAGGTGGATCCCGGTTCGTCGCAGAAAATGCGGCAAAATCAAAAACCTAAGAGCAGGATCCGTTCCACCGTGAACGGATCCTGCTCTAAAGCCGGGCAGGGCCGAAACCGTTTCGCAACGCTGCCTGCTTGCCTTGGCTTAACCTGAACACGGATTCAGATTCCGGCGTTAACCGCTCAAGCGATCACCGTCGCGCATAGTCCTTCTCACACAGGGACAAACACCGGCATCAAAAAAGCCGGGGAGGCACGACAGATGATCCAGATTTCTCTGCAAGACTTCTGCAACCGTATGGTCGCCAAGGGCGCGATCTCGCATGACGACGTGCGCGAACTGGCCCGCACGGTGCTGCCGGATGGGCTGATGTGCCGCGAGGAGGCCGATATGCTGCTCGGCCTCGATCGGGCGGTGCCGGAGGCGGATCCGGATTTTTCCGATTTCCTGGTCGCCTGCGTGGTCGATTTCGCGGTCTGGGGTACGCGCCCGACCGGCCGGATCGACGCCGACACCGCCCGGTGGCTCGCCGCCTCGCTCTCCTGCGGCACCGGTCCCACCCGGACGGGCGCCCGGATCGCCGTCGAGGTGGTGCGGGAGGCCCAGACGACCGACCCGGACTTCGTCGCCTTCGCGCTGCGCCTCAACGGCCGGCGCGCCGGCGCGGAGGAGCCGGACGTCCCGGTCGCGCTCGCGGCCTGACGCCGGCCGCCGCAGCGGCCGGTGTCTCGCCCGACCTTCGACCAATCGGGGCCAGGTCCTTCGGCCCGACTCGCCTTTTCGCTGCTTTCGCGGCGCGCCCCGATGCATTAACGGGAATGAGCTTGGGCATTTTCGGCCCGGCTTGGTCCTTCTCACGGCTCGAGTGCGCGCTTCGATGTTCGACAAGATCCTGATCGCAAACCGGGGCGAGATCGCCTGCCGCATCATCAAGACGGCGCGGCGGATGGGGATCAAGACGGTCGCGGTCTATTCCGACGCCGACCGGGACGCGGTGCACGTGTCGCTCGCCGACGAGGCCGTCCATATCGGCCCCGCGCCCGCCGCCCAGTCCTACCTCGTGATCGAGAAGATCATCGAGGCCTGCAAGAGGACCGGCGCGCAGGCGGTGCATCCGGGCTACGGCTTCCTCTCCGAGCGCGAGGCCTTCCCGAAGGCGCTGGCCGAGGCCGGCATCGTGTTCATCGGCCCGAACCCGGGCGCGATTGCCGCGATGGGCGACAAGATCGAGTCGAAGAAGGCGGCCTCCGCGGCACGCGTCTCGACCGTGCCGGGCTTCCTCGGCGTGATCGAGAGCCCCGAGCATGCGGTCCAGATCGCCGACGAGATCGGCTATCCGGTGATGATCAAGGCCTCGGCGGGTGGCGGCGGCAAGGGCATGCGCATCGCGCATTCGGCGGCCGAGGTGGCGGAGGGCTTCGCCCGCGCCCGCTCGGAGGCGGCCTCGTCCTTCGGCGACGACCGGGTCTTCATCGAGAAGTTCATCACCGACCCGCGCCACATCGAGATCCAGGTCATCGGCGACAAGCACGGCAACGTGATCTATCTCGGCGAGCGCGAGTGCTCGATCCAGCGCCGCAACCAGAAGGTCATCGAGGAGGCGCCGTCGCCCCTCCTCGACGAGGAGACCCGCCGCAGGATGGGCGAGCAGGCGGTCGCGCTGGCGCGTGCGGTGCACTACGATTCCGCCGGCACCGTCGAGTTCGTCGCCGGCCAGGACAAGTCCTTCTACTTCCTGGAGATGAACACCCGGCTCCAGGTGGAGCACCCGGTGACCGAGATGATCACCGGCCTCGATCTCGTCGAGCTGATGATCCGGGTGGCGGCCGGCGAGATGCTGCCGCTGACCCAGGACGACGTGAGACTCGACGGCTGGGCGGTCGAGAGCCGCGTCTACGCCGAGGACCCGACCCGCAACTTCCTGCCCTCGATCGGCCGGCTCACCACCTACCGCCCGCCGGCGGAGGGCGCGCATGGCAGCGCCATCATCCGCAAGGACACCGGAGTCGAGGAGGGGAGCGAGATCGCGATCCACTACGATCCGATGATCGCCAAGCTCGTCACCTGGGCGCCGACCCGCGACGAGGCGATCAGCGCGCAAGGAGAGGCCCTCGACGCCTTCGCCATCGACGGCATCCGCCACAACATCCCGTTCCTCGCCGCGCTCATGCAGCATCCGCGCTGGCAGGAGGGCCGGCTCTCCACCGGCTTCATCGCGGAGGAATTCCCGAACGGCTTCGAGGCGCCGGTGCCGGCGGGCGAGGTAGCCCTGCGGATGGTGGCGGCGGCGGCGGTCATCGACCACGTGCTCAACGAGCGCAAGCGCGGCATCTCGGGCCAGATGCGCGACCCCAAGCACCTGCGCTTCGAGCGCGACCGGGTGGTGTGGCTCGGCGACCAGCGCTTCGAGGCGACGGTGGAGACGATCGAGGCCGGCCGAGGGCCGGCGAACGGGATCGCGGTCGCCTTCGCGGACGGCACGACCTGGACGGTCGAGAGCGGGTGGCGGCCGGGCGAGCCGGTCTGGACGGGCACGATCGGCGGCGCCCGGGCGGCGATCCAGGTGCGCCCCCTCCTCAACGGCGTCTTCCTGCAGCATGCGGGCGCGGCCGCCGAGGCGCGGGTCTACACGCGGCGCGAGGCGGAGCTCGCGGCGCTGATGCCGATCAAGGAGGTCGGCGGCTCGGGCAAGCAGCTGCTCTGCCCGATGCCCGGCCTCGTGAAGAGCATCATGGTTACGCCCGGCCAGGAGGTGAAGGCGGGCGAACCGCTCGCCATCGTCGAGGCCATGAAGATGGAGAACGTGCTGCGCGCCGAGCGCGACGGCACGGTGCAGACCATCCAGGCCAAGGAGGGCGACAGCCTCGCGGTCGATGCGGTGATCCTCGAATTCGCCTGAGGGCGGCTGGGCCGTGCCGCTCTACTTCGCGTACGGCTCCAACATGGACCGGGCCGCCATGGCCCGGCGCTGCCCCGCCTCGACGGTGCGGGGCATCGCTCGCCTGCACCGCCACCGCTTCGTGATCATGCGGGAGGGCTACGCCTCGGTGGTGCGGGATCCCGGCGCGACGGTCTGGGGCCTCGTCTGGGACCTCGCGCTCGCCGATGTGCCGTCCCTCGACCGCTACGAGGGTGTGGCGAGCGGCCTCTACCTCAAGGCGCAGCAGCCGGTCGTCACGGACGGGGGCGTGCGCCGGGCGCTCGTCTATCTCGGCCGGAGCCAGGGCGGCGTGCCGCGGCCGGGCTATCTCCAGGGCGTGATCGCGGCGGCCCGGGAGGCCGGGCTGCCGGAGGCGTATCTGCGGAGTCTGGGGGCGTTGCTGCGGGCGCCGTAAGAGCACGGAGCCTTGAACCTCACCACGTTGAGGGCGTCCCCGTCCCCGCAGAGTCTGAAACGGGTGGAGAGCCGCCTTT
Encoded here:
- a CDS encoding L,D-transpeptidase codes for the protein MRRHALVLAALALSGCSYKSIPDPALSAQDAAWMAMVPEAEADPRFARYLTDDPTGEPPGTIVVETKERQLYYVLPDRKAVRYGVTVGDEAYGWTGTARVFRKAAWPDWNPPAEMVKRWPHVHPMKGGPENPLGARALYLADGNRDTLYRIHGTNEPERIGQAASSGCIRMRNIDVVDLYNRVGLDARVIVR
- the ribB gene encoding 3,4-dihydroxy-2-butanone-4-phosphate synthase, translating into MKLGDWLRHQGVSRIDFARRCGLSPAAVTGLCNNPAAWLSRETAALVARETGGAVTPNDFLGLNAPRQEMPVPHASVVETIEAFARGEIVIVTDDDDRENEGDLVVAASLCTPEKMAFIIRNTCGIVCAPITGAEAKRLRLEPMVASNDAPLGTAFTVTVDVKHGLTTGISAEQRCNTVRALANGNMGAADFVRPGHIFPLIARDGGVLMRSGHTEAAVDLCRLAKLPPVGVICELANDDGTVMKGPQIEAFAERHGLRQISVAELIAYRQAREKLVERIGSFPVKTEWGSLTGYAYTTPFESMQQFAFVHGRIGDGRDMLVRLHRSNVVADVIEGGRVIECVMRRFADEGRGVLVYLRDGTAGVPLTSFREEHGDGAEAARVRQWREVGLGAQILRDLGVVSIRNLATASRSYVGLSGFGIELLGDEPLDG
- a CDS encoding AI-2E family transporter; the encoded protein is MEHVTSLPSARRETERSHAVARAAMVLGLASIGLWTLHGFLPALVWAVILTIALWPLYARLTRRFPGGRHNLLWPSLFTLALALVILVPLAFVAVQAAREAHDVLQFWRQIEEQGWPVPEAVAHLPFGAAQVSAWWQENLGHPAGTSDLLHRIERSSLIGLGGSFGKQIAHRVVLFGFTLLTLFFLFRDGPAVAEQGLVACRRLFGSRGERVARQMAASVHGTVDGLVLVGLGEGFLLGLVYHFAGVPHPVLLGAATALAAMIPFAVVVVFGLAAVLAAVNGSVAAAAVVVIAGMVVTFVADHFVRPALIGGATRLPFLWVLLGILGGVENFGLLGLFLGPAVMAALVLLWRDFTAGEGETAV
- a CDS encoding DUF3578 domain-containing protein, with the translated sequence MSLGHALRRIIREYPLARLDPLPGHPLAHVIRRGAPDEVRAALPAGAPGLLVKGSPGRGLHWAAVPWIAVFDPAVTTSATQGFYLVYLFPADREAVHLSLAQGTVAAIRAHGMRAEAALRADGPRLRARLSDFAERLPATAIGLGAAGELPRGYEAAHILGVTYALAALDDERRLRRDLATGLDAYRALKARGGLAGLHPP
- the tyrS gene encoding tyrosine--tRNA ligase, yielding MAAPIDFAPRSDFLKVLFERGYVHQCSDFAGVDAAAREGRLTAYVGYDCTAPSLHIGHLLSIMMLHWLQATGGKPLALMGGGTTRVGDPSGRDESRKILTLEQIDANKAEIRKTFTRFLRFGKDLRDAIMADNAEWLTQLNYIEMLRDIGRHFSVNRMLSMDSVRLRLERDQELSFLEFNYMILQAYDFVELNRRYGVTLQMGGSDQWGNIITGIDLGRRLGTPQLHALTCPLMTTASGAKMGKTASGAVWLNPDMLSPWDYWQFWRNTEDADVGRFLRLFTLLPLDEIDRLAALGGAEINEAKKVLATEATALLHGREAAEAAAETARRTFEEGAAPETLPTVEVPRALLAGGLGVLTAFGPDHAKLLPSTSEARRQVRSGGLKVNDAAVTDERAVLGEADLTADGVIKLSFGRKKHVLLRPV
- a CDS encoding anhydro-N-acetylmuramic acid kinase, translated to MMRAIGLMSGTSLDGIDVALIESDGETVRVRRGHNGRIGPLGPTGYRAYSDEDRALLRRALAEAEAIAVRTDRPGCLREAEERVTRLHAEAVENFLTENGLTPADIDLIGFHGQTVIHRPGQGLTVQIGDGARLSRHLGIPVVSDFRQADVAAGGQGAPLVPIFHRALARASGFEGSLAILNIGGVANVTLIAGNGDLLAFDTGPGNALIDDWMSERASRPFDARGSTAAAGRPDEALLAWLLVHPYFTRRPPKSLDRNSFSHRLVGPLSTEDGAATLTAFTVRAVARALDFASEPPRRWIVAGGGARNDEMLRLLRHHLRAEVTPADEIGWSSAFLEAQAFAHLAVRAWNGLPITFPSTTGVSAPMTGGVTARP
- a CDS encoding histone deacetylase family protein; translated protein: MTTLYLSHPASLDHTTPLGHPERPDRIRVIEQALEDERFSALVREQAPRAELAVATLAHPEAYVEAIAEAAPQAGLVAIDSDTVMSPGTLEAVLRSLGAARQAVDEVMAGKVANAFAAMRPPGHHAERRRAMGFCVFNQAAVAVRHAQKSFGAERVALVDWDVHHGNGSQDIFWSDRSVLYCSTHQMPLYPGTGAASERGDHDTIVNVPLRPGDDGDRFREAFEQGILPRVDAFHPDLIVISAGFDAHWRDPLANLQLTEADFAWATRRLMAIADRRAGGRVVSVLEGGYDLDGLSKSVAAHVEALMGH
- the aroC gene encoding chorismate synthase — protein: MSHNSFGHLFRVTTFGESHGPALGCVVDGCPPLIPLEAAEIQAELDRRRPGQSRFTTQRREPDTVRILSGVFADDRTGGRQLTTGTPIALMIENVDQRSKDYSEIRDTYRPGHADYTYEAKYGIRDYRGGGRSSARETAARVAAGAIARKVLPGVTIRGALVQLGPHAIDRARFDWNEVGNNPFFCPDAVAAVQWAEILDEIRKDGSSIGAVIEVVAEGVPPGLGAPVYGKLDADLAAAMMSINAVKGVEIGDGFAAATLRGEENADEMRPGNGGAPAFLANHAGGILGGISSGQPIVCRFAVKPTSSILTPRASVTRDNRPAEVVTKGRHDPCVGIRAVPVGEAMMACVLADHYLRHRGQVGERAPFREG